A window of Dickeya zeae NCPPB 2538 contains these coding sequences:
- a CDS encoding MFS transporter, translating to MSKPITLKHTLCYGSANLLGSGALAISGAWLMYFYTTFCGLSLVEAAAIFSVASVIDAISNPVMGYISDNFYNTRIGRLFGRRRFFILLGIPLVLVYPMLWREGLGFWYYLSTYVLFELIYTSIMVPYETLATEMTTDFKARSKLTGSKAIFGKVANFLAAFIPGQFIGIYGKDSATPFFYTGLAYGFIMCAAMIALYFTSWERSPNEVAREHTQNLWQSLKKLSIDMASTFRLRIFRKHLGMYLFGFGAEWLFASAFTYFIVFGLKQSTAVVSQLNSFSSIMQFISTFLFIGICVKMGFGRPYRMALMVVIVSVIAYAALYFTGWSQTATMIVLFGITAVFGLSTGGIYYIPWTVYTFLADVDEVLTGRRREGIYAGAMTFAGKMVRSVIVFAMGWILSQFGFVSGKAAQPESAVLAIIGVFSLGVIALAVVAIYFSAQMRLDRKNHMILLQEIARIKAGGAIADVPAEARAVAEELTGWKYEQCWGNNPLGLQPTEPEPVIATSSR from the coding sequence ATGAGTAAACCCATCACATTGAAACACACGCTCTGCTACGGCAGCGCGAACCTACTAGGCAGTGGCGCCTTAGCCATTAGTGGTGCCTGGTTAATGTACTTCTATACCACCTTTTGTGGATTGTCTCTGGTTGAGGCCGCTGCCATTTTCTCCGTGGCCAGCGTCATCGACGCCATCAGTAACCCGGTCATGGGTTACATCAGCGACAACTTCTACAATACCCGTATTGGACGCCTGTTCGGTCGCCGTCGTTTCTTCATTCTGCTCGGTATCCCGCTGGTGTTGGTCTACCCGATGCTGTGGAGGGAAGGATTAGGTTTCTGGTATTACCTGTCGACCTATGTGTTGTTCGAGCTGATCTACACCTCCATCATGGTGCCGTACGAAACCCTCGCCACCGAGATGACCACTGACTTCAAAGCCCGTTCTAAACTGACCGGCTCCAAGGCTATCTTCGGTAAAGTCGCCAATTTCCTGGCCGCGTTCATCCCAGGCCAGTTCATCGGGATCTACGGTAAAGACTCCGCCACACCGTTCTTCTACACCGGTCTGGCCTACGGTTTCATCATGTGTGCGGCGATGATCGCCCTTTACTTCACATCCTGGGAACGTTCTCCAAACGAAGTGGCCCGCGAACATACTCAGAATCTGTGGCAGTCGCTGAAAAAACTCAGCATCGATATGGCTTCCACATTCCGCCTGCGTATTTTCCGCAAACACCTTGGAATGTACCTGTTCGGCTTTGGTGCTGAATGGCTGTTCGCTTCCGCGTTCACGTACTTCATCGTGTTCGGCCTGAAACAAAGCACCGCGGTGGTCTCCCAGCTCAACAGCTTCAGTTCCATCATGCAGTTTATCTCCACCTTCCTCTTTATCGGTATTTGCGTGAAGATGGGCTTTGGCCGTCCGTACCGTATGGCGTTGATGGTGGTGATCGTCAGTGTGATCGCGTATGCCGCGCTCTATTTCACTGGCTGGTCTCAGACAGCCACCATGATCGTTCTGTTTGGTATTACCGCTGTCTTCGGTTTGAGTACTGGCGGTATCTACTACATTCCGTGGACGGTCTACACCTTCCTGGCGGATGTAGACGAAGTGCTGACAGGGCGTCGTCGTGAAGGGATTTATGCCGGTGCCATGACATTCGCGGGCAAGATGGTGCGCTCTGTCATCGTCTTCGCCATGGGCTGGATTCTGAGTCAGTTCGGATTTGTCTCCGGCAAAGCCGCCCAACCGGAAAGTGCAGTACTGGCAATTATCGGTGTATTCTCACTCGGTGTTATCGCACTGGCGGTAGTAGCCATCTACTTCAGTGCTCAAATGCGTCTGGACCGTAAGAACCATATGATTCTGCTGCAGGAAATTGCACGTATCAAAGCAGGTGGCGCCATTGCTGATGTTCCGGCAGAAGCCCGCGCCGTTGCTGAAGAGCTTACCGGCTGGAAATACGAGCAATGCTGGGGTAACAACCCGCTCGGCCTGCAACCGACTGAGCCTGAGCCCGTCATTGCAACCTCTTCTCGCTAA
- a CDS encoding helix-turn-helix domain-containing protein, producing the protein MPIVIRLDVLLAQKKMKSRELARLIGITEQNLSLLKSGKVKSIRFETLQKICEALSCQPGDVLESLPECLPEK; encoded by the coding sequence ATGCCAATCGTTATCAGGCTGGATGTACTGCTGGCACAGAAAAAGATGAAGTCCCGCGAGCTGGCGAGGCTTATTGGTATTACGGAGCAAAACCTGTCATTGCTGAAATCCGGTAAGGTGAAGAGCATCCGGTTCGAGACGTTGCAGAAAATATGCGAAGCGCTGTCCTGCCAGCCTGGCGATGTGCTGGAGTCTCTGCCGGAGTGTTTACCTGAAAAATAA
- a CDS encoding mannitol dehydrogenase family protein, which produces MSSNSLSGNEKNLSNTALPAAVQQPRYDRQSLKPRIVHIGFGAFHRAHQALLTDRVLNRQGGDWGICEVVLFSDDSLISALRRQDHRFTVLEKAANGNQAIVVGAVCKSLHARVEGIAAILEQLADPVVAIVSLTITEKGYCRAGNKGELDQNNPLVQQDLATPRQPSSVPGLLAEALRLRRERGIAPFSVLSCDNVPENGKVTRQVVMDAARLQDPSLADWIAQHVTFPNTMVDRIVPAATPETLTQIADAIGVADPCGIACEPFIQWVVEDKFVAGRPEWELAGAQLVDDVLPFEEMKLRMLNGSHSFLAYLGYLAGYEHINDGMDDPHYRQAVRHLMLQEQAPTLQVSGVDLTAYADQLLERFSNPALKHRTWQIAMDGSQKLPQRMLASLRWHLAHGSDHRALTLGVAGWMRYVGGVDDAGQTIDIRDPLVTTLQQVVSTTADNEARVRGLLAISALFGDDLPNNAPWVAELTNAYLSLRDNGAKATVAALFNH; this is translated from the coding sequence ATGTCCAGTAACAGTCTGTCCGGCAACGAAAAAAATCTGTCCAATACGGCGCTTCCCGCCGCCGTTCAACAACCCCGCTACGACCGTCAGTCGTTGAAACCCCGCATCGTACACATCGGCTTTGGCGCTTTTCATCGTGCCCATCAGGCGCTGCTGACCGATCGGGTGCTCAACCGTCAGGGCGGCGACTGGGGGATTTGCGAAGTGGTGCTATTTAGCGACGACTCCCTGATTTCTGCCCTGCGTCGGCAGGATCACCGGTTTACCGTGCTGGAGAAAGCCGCCAACGGTAATCAGGCCATCGTGGTGGGCGCCGTCTGTAAGTCGCTACATGCCCGTGTCGAAGGGATTGCGGCCATTCTGGAACAACTGGCGGATCCTGTCGTCGCGATCGTTTCGCTGACCATCACCGAAAAAGGTTACTGTCGCGCAGGCAACAAAGGCGAACTGGATCAGAATAACCCGCTGGTTCAGCAAGACCTGGCCACCCCACGTCAGCCATCGTCAGTACCCGGCTTACTGGCCGAAGCGCTGCGCCTGCGTCGTGAGCGCGGTATCGCGCCCTTCTCGGTGCTATCCTGCGACAACGTACCGGAAAACGGTAAAGTGACCCGACAGGTTGTTATGGATGCCGCCCGTTTGCAGGATCCCTCGTTGGCGGACTGGATAGCCCAACACGTGACCTTCCCCAACACCATGGTAGACCGCATCGTACCGGCCGCTACACCGGAAACCCTGACCCAGATAGCCGATGCCATTGGGGTTGCCGATCCATGTGGTATCGCCTGCGAGCCGTTCATTCAGTGGGTGGTGGAAGACAAGTTTGTTGCCGGTCGCCCCGAGTGGGAACTGGCGGGAGCACAGTTGGTTGATGACGTACTGCCGTTTGAAGAGATGAAACTGCGTATGCTCAACGGTAGCCACTCTTTCCTGGCTTACCTCGGTTATCTGGCGGGTTACGAGCACATCAATGATGGTATGGACGATCCGCACTATCGCCAGGCAGTACGCCACCTGATGTTGCAGGAACAAGCACCGACCTTACAGGTTTCCGGTGTGGATCTGACCGCGTATGCCGACCAACTGCTTGAGCGTTTTTCTAACCCGGCGCTGAAACACCGCACCTGGCAGATTGCGATGGATGGTAGCCAGAAGCTGCCACAACGTATGCTGGCTTCACTGCGCTGGCATCTGGCGCATGGCAGCGACCACCGCGCGCTGACGCTTGGCGTGGCGGGTTGGATGCGTTATGTCGGCGGTGTTGACGACGCGGGTCAGACGATCGATATCCGCGACCCGCTGGTCACCACCTTGCAGCAGGTTGTCAGCACAACCGCTGACAACGAAGCGCGTGTTCGCGGCCTGCTCGCCATCAGTGCCTTGTTTGGCGATGATTTGCCCAACAACGCGCCGTGGGTAGCCGAGCTGACCAATGCCTACCTGTCGTTACGTGATAACGGCGCGAAAGCAACCGTCGCCGCGCTATTCAACCACTAG
- a CDS encoding DHA2 family efflux MFS transporter permease subunit, which yields MSPIEAQAARFGHRYRWLATVTIMLGTIATTATATIVNVAMRDIMGAFGMGQDQAQWLSTAFLASMTATMLITAWMLERFGYRATYVGSLAVFIAGSLLGTFSQSSTEVILARILQGSASGLIQPLAMIIISQVFPVSERGKAMGIYGVGVVLAPALGPAAGGLMVDQLDWRAVFMVVVPFCLAGIAAAWIILPAKSTQTTNTPRRFDTLGFILLVIALTSLLAGLSNGQREGWDSFFILCLLTTAVIATLAFIIREFTTPYPLLSLRVFANPAFTSGCVVAFALGAGIYGSTYIIPLFVQSIQGYTPTRSGLLLMPAGLALGMVFPLAGSLSDKLKPHLLVISGLALFGLSCWLSSEADTDTPFWTMAWWIVIGRIGLGVMLPAMNAGALRALPPAQLAQGAGSLNFVRQLGGAMGVNLLSVFIERRATFHGQMLAQSLTLDNIRSTDAIRQLSLLFGHGGNPLGDPLSTHINPGIMTYLESMLTPKAQMFAYLDGFFMVALFFFLAIVPAWFIRPRPVLTPTSQAETAKAPS from the coding sequence ATGTCGCCGATTGAAGCCCAGGCAGCCCGTTTTGGTCACCGCTACCGCTGGCTGGCGACGGTTACTATCATGCTGGGCACTATCGCCACCACCGCGACGGCGACCATCGTCAATGTCGCAATGCGTGACATCATGGGGGCATTCGGTATGGGTCAGGATCAGGCACAGTGGCTGTCCACCGCCTTTCTGGCCTCAATGACCGCGACCATGCTGATCACCGCCTGGATGCTGGAGCGCTTTGGTTACCGCGCCACTTACGTCGGTTCACTGGCGGTGTTCATCGCAGGTAGCCTGCTAGGTACCTTCAGCCAGAGCAGTACCGAAGTGATCCTGGCTCGTATTCTTCAGGGTAGCGCCAGCGGGCTGATCCAACCGTTGGCGATGATCATCATTTCACAGGTTTTTCCGGTATCAGAACGTGGCAAAGCGATGGGGATTTACGGTGTCGGGGTGGTGCTGGCACCGGCACTGGGGCCAGCCGCTGGCGGCTTGATGGTTGACCAGCTCGACTGGCGCGCCGTCTTTATGGTAGTCGTCCCGTTCTGTCTGGCCGGGATCGCTGCGGCATGGATTATCTTGCCCGCGAAAAGCACGCAAACGACAAATACACCGCGTCGTTTCGATACATTGGGATTTATTCTACTGGTCATCGCGCTGACTTCACTGTTGGCCGGGTTATCCAATGGGCAGCGCGAAGGCTGGGACTCCTTTTTCATTCTCTGCCTGCTCACCACCGCCGTGATAGCCACACTGGCCTTTATTATCCGTGAATTCACCACACCGTACCCGTTACTCAGCCTGCGGGTGTTCGCGAACCCGGCATTTACCTCTGGCTGTGTCGTGGCGTTCGCATTGGGTGCCGGTATCTACGGTTCGACGTATATCATCCCGCTGTTTGTACAAAGCATTCAAGGGTATACCCCGACCCGCTCCGGTCTGTTGCTGATGCCAGCCGGGCTGGCGCTCGGTATGGTGTTCCCACTGGCGGGCTCGCTCAGCGACAAGCTCAAGCCTCATCTGCTGGTAATTTCAGGCTTAGCCCTGTTTGGACTATCCTGCTGGTTATCCAGCGAAGCAGATACCGATACGCCATTCTGGACCATGGCCTGGTGGATAGTCATTGGGCGTATTGGGCTGGGGGTCATGCTACCTGCCATGAACGCCGGTGCGTTGCGGGCACTGCCACCAGCGCAACTGGCGCAAGGCGCAGGCAGCCTCAATTTTGTCCGCCAGTTAGGCGGCGCGATGGGGGTCAACCTGCTGTCGGTATTTATTGAGCGACGCGCCACCTTTCACGGCCAGATGCTGGCGCAATCACTCACGCTGGATAATATCCGCAGTACCGATGCTATTCGTCAGCTTAGCCTGTTGTTTGGTCACGGCGGTAACCCGCTTGGCGATCCACTCAGTACTCACATCAACCCGGGGATCATGACGTATCTGGAATCCATGTTAACGCCCAAGGCACAAATGTTTGCTTATCTGGACGGCTTTTTCATGGTGGCGCTGTTCTTTTTTCTGGCGATAGTCCCCGCCTGGTTTATACGACCTCGTCCGGTACTGACCCCAACCTCGCAGGCAGAGACGGCAAAAGCCCCCTCATGA
- a CDS encoding HlyD family secretion protein: MNHHLSKLAGFRRLSQRQRTFLLTGTTLLLLALLMLAYWFHQRFTHISETDARVMGEVISLASREDGWVTARPVIDGDVIHKDQLLAQIDDRDARLRLAEQEGNLAAAEAQITYSQTQRQVTDLTTQAALDQARAKLASNDSAVSNAGYQLTLAQNNFQRDDQLLKSNLTARKTWDESHTLLLQRQSELREAEAQRTAQQADLNNALAQRNTLQVLDRQIEMQRQQRIALQAQVDQIKQEIADRALRSPVDGVVDRTIVNVGSYAQTGQWIMLVHDPRNLWVEANIKETAIGRVRVGQRVDIQVDAYPDKHFSGHVIRVGDAATNQFALLPSPNPSGNFTKITQRVPVRIALDSQDNGLKPGLMAEVSINVAD, translated from the coding sequence ATGAACCATCACTTATCTAAACTGGCGGGATTTCGCCGTCTTAGCCAGCGTCAGCGTACTTTTTTGCTGACCGGCACCACTCTGCTGTTGCTGGCATTGTTGATGCTGGCCTATTGGTTTCACCAGCGTTTTACACACATCAGCGAAACAGATGCCCGTGTCATGGGGGAAGTGATCTCGCTGGCCAGCCGTGAAGACGGTTGGGTGACAGCCCGCCCGGTCATCGACGGCGATGTCATCCACAAAGACCAGTTACTGGCACAAATCGACGATCGCGACGCCCGTCTGCGACTGGCGGAGCAGGAAGGCAATCTGGCCGCAGCGGAGGCGCAAATTACCTACAGCCAGACCCAGCGTCAGGTCACCGACCTCACGACGCAGGCGGCGTTGGATCAAGCGCGGGCCAAACTGGCATCCAATGACTCCGCCGTCAGTAACGCCGGTTATCAGCTCACCCTGGCCCAGAACAATTTTCAGCGCGACGATCAATTACTGAAGAGTAACCTGACCGCCCGTAAAACCTGGGACGAATCGCACACCCTGCTGTTGCAACGCCAGAGCGAGCTACGTGAAGCCGAAGCCCAGCGTACAGCGCAGCAAGCCGATCTGAACAACGCCTTAGCACAGCGCAACACACTGCAGGTGCTCGACAGGCAGATAGAGATGCAGCGCCAGCAGCGCATCGCGTTGCAAGCGCAAGTCGATCAGATCAAACAGGAGATCGCCGACCGGGCGTTACGCTCCCCGGTAGACGGCGTCGTGGATCGTACCATCGTCAATGTGGGCAGTTACGCACAAACCGGCCAGTGGATCATGCTGGTACACGATCCGCGTAACCTGTGGGTCGAGGCTAACATCAAAGAAACAGCCATTGGTCGGGTACGGGTCGGTCAACGTGTCGATATTCAGGTCGATGCTTACCCGGACAAGCATTTCAGCGGCCATGTCATCCGGGTTGGCGATGCAGCCACCAACCAGTTTGCATTGCTGCCAAGCCCTAATCCTTCTGGCAATTTCACTAAAATTACCCAACGCGTCCCGGTGCGTATCGCGCTGGATTCCCAGGATAACGGCCTGAAACCGGGCCTGATGGCGGAAGTGAGCATCAATGTCGCCGATTGA
- a CDS encoding MarR family winged helix-turn-helix transcriptional regulator, translating into MSQTESSARRRFAIQLGQTTRLWRRVIDRELQPFGLTQASWLPLLFIAREETFTHQKALAEALGLDASAVVRILDNLQKQGLIERREGHDRRFREIHLTALGQEQVKKVESIAGQVRNQALAGVSEQDIQQVSRIVDQVIANLSRNENSHS; encoded by the coding sequence ATGTCACAGACAGAATCTTCAGCCCGCCGACGTTTCGCCATCCAACTGGGGCAGACTACCCGTCTGTGGCGCCGGGTCATTGATCGGGAATTACAGCCCTTCGGCTTAACCCAGGCCAGTTGGCTGCCCTTGCTGTTTATTGCCCGCGAAGAAACGTTCACTCATCAAAAAGCGCTGGCCGAAGCCTTGGGACTGGATGCCTCCGCGGTGGTGCGAATACTGGATAATCTACAAAAACAGGGGCTTATTGAACGTCGGGAAGGCCATGACCGCCGTTTTCGCGAAATTCATCTCACCGCACTCGGGCAGGAACAAGTGAAAAAGGTGGAGTCTATCGCCGGGCAGGTGCGCAATCAGGCGCTGGCCGGGGTATCAGAGCAGGATATTCAACAGGTCAGCCGGATTGTCGATCAGGTTATTGCTAATCTCTCCCGCAACGAAAACAGCCACTCATGA
- a CDS encoding L,D-transpeptidase family protein has translation MSIRAILTLVVAAAAFSQTALAVVYPLPAPNSRLVGENIQVTIPSGSTDALEHFAAQYQMGLSNLLEANPGIDVYLPKPGTTMTVPQQLILPDAPREGIVINSAEMRLYYYPKGSKTVVVLPIGIGQLGKDTPINWVTSVQRKKERPTWTPTAAMHAEYAARGEYLPQVYPAGPDNPMGLYALYIGKLYAIHGTNANFGIGLRVSHGCVRLRDKDIKYLFEHVPVGTRVQFINEPVKATVEPDGSRYVEVHNPLSRTEAEFNSDTPAPLQLSPVVAKVLSDASVSESAIDQALQNRSGMPTKVNGTDENIAPIAPAAPAAPQAPAIQQTSTPDNAQPAAPQAQPVVTDANQAAAADSSKS, from the coding sequence ATGAGTATTCGCGCGATCCTGACGTTAGTTGTGGCGGCGGCTGCCTTCAGCCAGACAGCACTCGCCGTAGTTTATCCATTGCCAGCTCCGAATAGTCGGCTGGTAGGAGAAAACATCCAAGTTACGATTCCCAGCGGCAGCACCGATGCGCTGGAGCACTTTGCCGCCCAGTATCAGATGGGTCTGAGCAACCTGCTGGAAGCCAACCCCGGCATTGATGTCTATCTGCCGAAACCGGGCACCACCATGACGGTGCCGCAGCAACTGATTCTCCCCGACGCACCGCGCGAAGGCATCGTGATCAACAGTGCCGAAATGCGCCTGTATTATTACCCGAAAGGTTCCAAAACCGTGGTGGTCTTGCCGATTGGTATTGGCCAGCTCGGCAAAGATACCCCGATCAACTGGGTGACGTCGGTACAACGTAAGAAAGAGCGTCCGACCTGGACACCGACTGCCGCCATGCATGCGGAATACGCAGCTCGCGGCGAATACCTGCCTCAGGTTTACCCGGCAGGTCCGGATAACCCGATGGGGCTGTATGCGCTGTACATCGGTAAGCTGTACGCTATTCACGGTACTAACGCTAACTTTGGTATCGGCCTGCGCGTCAGCCACGGTTGCGTTCGTCTGCGTGATAAAGACATCAAATACCTGTTTGAACACGTTCCGGTCGGTACCCGCGTTCAGTTCATCAACGAACCGGTGAAAGCCACTGTGGAACCTGATGGTTCACGGTATGTTGAAGTACACAACCCACTGTCTCGTACCGAAGCTGAGTTCAACTCTGACACGCCAGCCCCGCTGCAGCTGAGCCCGGTCGTCGCCAAAGTACTGTCTGACGCCAGCGTCAGCGAAAGCGCAATTGACCAGGCACTGCAGAACCGTTCTGGTATGCCGACGAAAGTGAACGGTACCGATGAAAACATCGCCCCGATCGCACCCGCTGCGCCTGCCGCTCCGCAGGCACCGGCTATTCAGCAGACCAGTACACCGGATAACGCACAACCTGCAGCGCCTCAGGCTCAGCCTGTCGTCACCGACGCCAATCAGGCTGCTGCGGCTGACAGCAGCAAATCCTGA